Proteins from a genomic interval of Salmo salar chromosome ssa14, Ssal_v3.1, whole genome shotgun sequence:
- the LOC106570485 gene encoding protein lifeguard 1, with the protein MSQDKNSYPGVMGENNPLHNNVYGPPQPGFGIAPPNYTPAPVQAPYPGQPAAYGQPTPYDQPAPYGQPAPYGQPGFPQGGPGFGQGPYPQMPYPQGPYPTVPYQQPAQPGFPGDPNTSAGDGYHGDVPPSYYDNEEFTNSGFEDKSIRQAFIRKVFLVLTVQLMVTFSFVAVFTFVDDAKLFVRRNPWTYYVSYAIFFVSLITLSCCGEFRRKHPWNLIALSILTLSLSYMVGMIASFYDTETVIMAVGITAVVCFTVVLFSLQSKYDFTSCRGVLFVCLIVLLLFSILCIFIRHRILHIVYASLGALLFTCFLAVDTQLLLGNKKLALSPEEYIFAALNLYTDIINIFLYILAIVGRSRE; encoded by the exons ATGTCTCAGGACAAGAACAGCTACCCCGGGGTCATGGGGGAGAACAACCCCCTCCACAACAACGTGTACGGACCGCCCCAGCCCGGGTTCGGGATAGCCCCTCCCAACTACACCCCGGCTCCTGTGCAAGCTCCATACCCCGGCCAGCCTGCAGCCTATGGCCAGCCTACACCATACGATCAACCTGCACCCTATGGTCAACCTGCACCCTATGGTCAGCCCGGGTTTCCTCAGGGAGGCCCCGGGTTTGGACAGGGACCCTACCCTCAGATGCCCTATCCCCAGGGCCCCTACCCCACAGTGCCCTACCAGCAACCTGCACAGCCAGGGTTCCCTGGTGACCCCAACA CTTCCGCGGGTGACGGTTACCATGGGGACGTGCCGCCATCTTACTACGACAACGAGGAGTTTACCAACTCTGGCTTTGAGGACAAGAGCATCCGACAGGCGTTTATCAGAAAg GTGTTCCTGGTGCTGACCGTTCAGCTTATGGTCACCTTCTCCTTCGTGGCCGTCTTTACCTTTGTGGACGATGCCAAATTGTTTGTGCGGCGTAACCCCTGGACGTACTACGTGTCCTACGCCATCTTCTTTGTGTCTCTCATCACCCTCAGCTGCTGTGGAGAGTTCCGGCGCAAACACCCCTGGAACCTGATAGCATTG TCCATCCTGACCCTGAGTTTGTCCTACATGGTGGGGATGATCGCCAGCTTCTACGACACGGAGACTGTCATCATGGCTGTGGGCATCACCGCTGTGGTCTGCTTCACCGTGGTCCTCTTCTCACTACAG AGCAAGTATGACTTCACTTCCTGCCGCGGCGTTCTGTTCGTGTGTTTGATCGTCCTGCTGCTCTTCTCCATCCTCTGCATCTTCATCCGCCACAGGATCCTCCACATCGTCTACGCCTCCCTGGGAGCCCTGCTCTTCACCTGC TTCTTGGCCGTGGACACCCAGCTCCTCCTGGGCAACAAGAAGCTGGCTCTGAGTCCAGAAGAGTACATCTTTGCCGCCCTCAACCTCTACACAGACATCATCAACATCTTCCTCTACATCCTGGCTATCGTGGGCCGTTCCCGTGAGTGA